TTCTGGCAGTCCTCTTCGTTCGCTATGCCGACGTCCACGAAGCCCATCAGCATGCGCATGACTTCCGGAGCGCTTTTGCCGTATTTCCAGAGCTTGGCGCGGTAGTTCAGGTCGCAGGAGACCGTAAGACCCTTCTCCTTCGCCGCCTGTACCGCCTCCAGCGCCAGATTGGCGGCCGAGGCGGACAGGGCGGGTGTGATGCCGGTCACATGGAACCAGTCCGCCCCTTCCAGCGCCTTTTCCCAGTCTATGTCGCCGGGGCCGGCCTTCGCCATACAGGAACCCGCTCGATCATACACTACCACCGAGGGACGCTGATTGGCGCCGTTCTCCAGAAAATAGATCCCCATCCGTCCGTCGGTGCGGGCAATGTGCGACGTATCCACCCCGAAACGCCGCAGCTCACCGATGCATGCGTCTCCGATCGGCCCCTCTGGAAGCACGCTGACGAAAGCCGCGTCTGCGCCGAAGTTCGCGAGCGACACCGCGACATTCGCCTCTCCGCCCCCAAATGTGGCTTCCAGCAACGGGGACTGAAACAGCCGCTCGTGTCCCGGCGATTTCAGCCGCAGCATAATCTC
The sequence above is drawn from the Armatimonadota bacterium genome and encodes:
- a CDS encoding 2-dehydro-3-deoxygluconokinase; protein product: MNFRVVTFGEIMLRLKSPGHERLFQSPLLEATFGGGEANVAVSLANFGADAAFVSVLPEGPIGDACIGELRRFGVDTSHIARTDGRMGIYFLENGANQRPSVVVYDRAGSCMAKAGPGDIDWEKALEGADWFHVTGITPALSASAANLALEAVQAAKEKGLTVSCDLNYRAKLWKYGKSAPEVMRMLMGFVDVGIANEEDCQKSLGIQVNVSVESGHLETDVYRALTDRVLEEFPNVRAMAITLRESRGADINGWSACLNDREAFHVSRKYEITDIVDRVGGGDAFAAGLIFGMRRYQSSRDALEFAVAASCLKHSIPGDFNRVSVSEVEKLMGGDASGRVQR